In one window of Toxotes jaculatrix isolate fToxJac2 chromosome 10, fToxJac2.pri, whole genome shotgun sequence DNA:
- the stard15 gene encoding START domain-containing protein 10 has protein sequence MPVQIPDDSDFSSFKDQCLSLDGWMSRYNKGGVTVWCREEESRTVQKLKMRIVCKDVTAETLYDVLHDTSYRRKWDTNMIDTYDIGRLTVNADVGYYSWRCPTPLKNRDFVTMRSWLPLGNDYLIINYSVKHPEHPPKKDYVRAVSLLTGYLIQSNGANCSTLYYLTQVDPRGSLPKWVVNRVSQFVAPKAMRKIYKASLKYPEWKRKHNPNLKPWMFPEQNTLPCISVSELTVQRADSLENIDESGVSEEKTPHSEDEET, from the exons ATGCCAGTGCAGATCCCGGACGACTCGGACTTCTCTTCGTTCAAAGACCAGTGTCTGAGTCTTGACGGATGGATGAGCCGCTACAACAAGGGGGGGGTGACGGTGTGGTGCcgggaggaggagagcaggacgGTCCAGAAACTCAAG ATGAGGATAGTGTGTAAAGACGTGACGGCAGAGACACTGTACGATGTCCTACACGACACCAGCTACCGCAGGAAGTGGGACACCAACATGATCGACACGTATGACATCGGCCGTCTGACCGTCAACGCAGACGTTGGATATTACTCCT ggagATGTCCAACCCCTCTGAAGAACAGAGACTTTGTGACCATGAGGTCTTGGCTTCCTCTCGGGAACGACTACCTGATCATCAACTACTCCGTCAAACACCCG GAACATCCTCCTAAGAAGGACTACGTCCGAGCCGTGTCCCTGCTGACCGGATACCTGATCCAGTCCAACGGAGCCAACTGCTCCACCCTCTACTACCTGACCCAGGTGGACCCCAGAG GTTCTTTACCAAAGTGGGTGGTGAACAGAGTGTCTCAGTTTGTGGCTCCAAAG gCCATGAGGAAGATCTACAAGGCGTCTCTGAAGTATCCGGAGTGGAAGAGGAAGCACAACCCGAACCTGAAGCCGTGGATGTTCCCGGAGCAGAACACGCTGCCGTGCATCAGCGTGTCGGAGCTGACGGTGCAGCGAGCCGACTCTCTGGAGAACATAGACGAGAGCGGCGTGAGCGAGGAGAAGACGCCTCACAGCGAGGACGAAGAGACTTAA
- the tgfbi gene encoding transforming growth factor-beta-induced protein ig-h3, giving the protein MNVCALVLGLSLGLTVCAARSPYQAVLQHSRIRGRQQGPNVCAMQQIKGTDKKYFTNCKQWYHRKICGKPTVITYECCPGYEKIPGEKGCPAALPLVNIYNTLGVVGASTTQMYSDRAKLRAEIEGPGSFTFFAPSNEAWAALPTEILDALVSNVNIELLNALHYHMVNRRLTSEELKHGSSFTSMYQDFHVHIHHYSSGIVTVNCARLIKPDQHATNGIVHVVDRVITAISNNVQTLIDVDDDLETLRTAIAAAGLTTMLENEGQYTIFAPTNEAFEKIPQETLNRILGDPVALRDLLNYHILKQMQCAESIVSGTPMETLQGTVLEVGCDGDQMTLNGKAIITKKDQLGTNGVIHYISELLIPDSAKTLLELAEGSSVSTATKLFVEAGLSPRLTGSEALTMLAPMNDAFKGSVTMTPDMKKLMTNHILKEQLSSKSLYHGQELETLGGLRLRVFVYRNNLCIENACIAAHDKTGRYASMFTVDKVLTPPMGTIMDVLKADDRFSLLVGAIQTAGMTELLNQQGGLTFFAPTNNAFNALPPADLNRLMRNPQELSGVLRYHLGEGMLVSGGVGSHTRVKPLQGEKLELGVRNYTVYVNKVPVTDADLMATNGVVHAINSIIRPLPLKVDREQADGPAAPVRSASSPRADSRSFRNDDLFQKVIRSRSSRTMNHSQ; this is encoded by the exons ATGAACGTGTGCGCGCTGGTTCTGGGTCTGTCCCTGGGTCTGACCGTCTGCGCGGCCCGGTCTCCGTACCAGGCGGTCCTGCAGCACAGCCGGATCAGAGGCCGGCAGCAGGG ACCTAACGTCTGTGCGATGCAGCAGATCAAAGGAACGGATAAGAAATATTTCACCAACTGCAAACAGTGGTACCATCGGAAGATCTGCGGCAAACCCAc GGTGATCACCTACGAGTGCTGTCCCGGTTATGAGAAGATTCCTGGAGAGAAAGGCTGTCCGGCTG CGCTGCCTCTGGTGAACATCTACAACACTCTGGGCGTGGTCGGAGCCTCCACCACTCAGATGTACTCCGACCGAGCCAAACTCAGGGCGGAGATCGAAGGTCCGGGAAGCTTCACCTTCTTCGCCCCGAGCAACGAGGCCTGGGCCGCCCTGCCCACA GAGATCCTGGACGCTCTGGTGAGCAACGTGAACATCGAGCTGCTGAACGCTCTTCATTACCACATGGTGAACCGCCGCCTGACCTCCGAGGAGCTGAAGCACGGATCGTCCTTCACCTCCATGTACCAGGACTTCCACGTCCACATCCACCACTACAGCAGCGGg ATCGTGACGGTGAACTGCGCTCGTCTGATCAAACCTGACCAACACGCCACCAACGGCATTGTGCATGTGGTCGACCGTGTCATCACCGCCATCTCCAACAACGTGCAGACGCTCATCGACGTCGATGACGACCTGGAGACGCTGCGT ACGGCCATCGCCGCTGCAGGTCTGACCACCATGTTGGAGAACGAGGGTCAGTACACCATCTTTGCTCCCACCAACGAGGCATTCGAGAAGATCCCTCAGGAGACCCTGAACAGGATCCTGGGAGACCCCGTGGCTCTGAGAG ACCTGCTGAACTACCACATCCTGAAGCAGATGCAGTGTGCGGAGTCCATCGTGTCGGGGACTCCGATGGAGACCCTGCAGGGCACCGTGCTGGAGGTCGGCTGTGACGGAGACCAGATGACTCTGAATGGGAAGGCCATTATCACCAAGAAAGACCAGCTGGGAACCAACGGAGTCATCCACTACATCAGCGAGCTGCTCATCCCGGACTCAG CCAAAACTCTCCTGGAGCTCGCTGAGGGTTCATCCGTTTCTACGGCGACCAAACTGTTTGTTGAAGCCGGTCTGAGCCCCCGCCTGACGGGGTCCGAGGCGCTGACCATGCTGGCTCCAATGAATGATGCCTTCAAGG GAAGCGTGACGATGACTCCTGACATGAAGAAGCTGATGACCAATCACATCCTGAAGGAGCAGCTGTCGTCGAAGTCTCTGTACCACGGTCAGGAGCTGGAGACGCTGGGAGGCCTCAGACTCAGAGTCTTCGTCTACAGAAAC aacCTGTGCATTGAGAACGCCTGCATCGCCGCACACGATAAGACCGGCCGTTACGCCTCCATGTTCACTGTGGACAAAGTCCTCACTCCACCAATGGGAACCATCATGGACGTCCTGAAGGCAGACGACCGCTTCAG CCTCCTGGTCGGTGCCATCCAGACGGCAGGTATGACGGAGCTGCTGAACCAGCAGGGGGGGCTCACCTTCTTCGCCCCCACCAACAACGCCTTCAACGCCCTGCCGCCGGCCGACCTCAACCGGCTGATGC GTAACCCGCAGGAGCTGTCAGGTGTGCTCAGGTACCACCTGGGGGAGGGCATGTTGGTCAGTGGAGGAGTTGGATCTCACACCAGAGTCAAACCTCTGCAGGGAGAGAAGCTGGAGCTCGGCGTG CGTAACTACACCGTCTACGTCAACAAAGTCCCGGTGACAGACGCAGACCTGATGGCGACTAACGGAGTCGTCCACGCCATCAACAGCATCATCAGACCTCTGC CTCTGAAAGTGGACAGAGAACAGGCCGACGGACCCGCAGCTCCTGTCAGATCAGCCTCCTCCCCCAgg gCAGACTCCAGGAGCTTCAGGAACg ACGATCTGTTCCAGAAGGTGATCAGGAGCCGCTCCAGCAGGACGATGAACCACAGCCAGTGA